The DNA region ATCCAGATAAATTTATCAACGATACTTCAACACTGTGCTTTGGAAGGAATGCGTGCAATGAAATATTAACGTTACAGAGAACAGACTAACCTGTAGAACCTCTTTTTGAGGAGAAGAAGATAGCACTGTGGAAAGAAGCTCGACACTATTACGAGCCACCTCAAAAGCCTCATTAACTTGCACAGCAGGAACAGTGCGAGCTGGAACAAAACTTTCGTCTGGAATTTCTTGATACCCTTCTTGTGCTGCCTCAGAATATGGTTCCACTGCAGGCACTGAACGGGGTGGAGTAAATATTGGTGCTAGGCTCTCGTCGTCACGCCCAGGGAAGCGAATTCCCCTAGATCTTAAGCTCTGCAAAGAATACCACGAGATAATATCTAGATGAGTTATAGTAAGAGATATCTACAGGCCTGACAGTAAAAGTTCAAAAATTATTGATTAATGGAGGCACATTATAATGTTATGAACACATAGAAAACTACTAATAAGGTAATTTTGATAATGTTCAAAGTACTGTTCATCTGCAGAACATCAAGAAGCAATTACATATCAATAACCTATCCAATGTCATTCATAACCAAAGTAGTTTGATCTGCTTCTTTTTGTGTCAGTTGCAGATCACTGTTTCAGGATAAATTGCAGTAAGGCGATTCAACAGCAAAGCATTACTTTGTATTTACCTTGTACGTTTCTTCATACACTGGAAGGTAGCGGAGATCATCTCCAGATTCTCCCCATGCTTCAATGAGCATAAGAGCCTTGTTTCTGTTGTTCACTATAGTCTGGGGATCATCAATCAATTTTACCATTTCATCAAGCACCCGCTCAGCAGCAATCTCAGAGAAAGCCTTGTCGCAGTTTTTAACAATGGTCTCGAGCAGGACAAGAGATAGATACTGCACCCGTGGATTCTTCAACATAATCCTTCTCTTAACGGCACGGATCACTTCAACACTGTTGACCCTCTCTGTGTTGACCATGTCACATATCTCAAGGTTGGTAGCCCAGTCTGGCATGTCCATGGTCTCCAAcgtggcttcatcaacaatttTGTCTGCCATGTTCTGGCCCTGGAAGAACTCCTTCATCTTGAAACTCATGCTGCTGACGCCAACTGACATCTTCCggctgacttcagccccacttATCTTGAGCCGCTCACCAAGGGCATTGACTTTATCCATCAGATTGTCGCTCATCTTGTCAGAGTGTTTGCTAGTTTAGATTAACCTAATTCTGTAGGTAAGTAAACTGTGATGTCAGGAACTTAAAATCAGACAACAAAAAGGCCATAATTAACTTGAAAATGGGAGATAAACAGAACATGCCAGTAGTGTATGACGTGGAAACAGTTGAGCAGGTCAGAAGTAATAAGCAAGCACATAGAGAAAGCCATATGCCTAATTGCTTAAATACAATACAACTACAGTTGTTTTCCATTGTACTTCAGATACTAGCGGCGCAGAGTGATGCTAAATTCTGGTCTTGGTACTGCAGCGATGTTGGTAGAACGGTAGTAGGTTATTATGTTTGGAAAACGAAACGAAATCCTAAGGATGGTGATCCCCTTAGATTAATCGTATTCATATTCGTAGGAGAGCCAGAGCACTTGGATTGGACACCTCATCAGTACATAGGAAGACAGTAATCAATCTACGCTACTATCGGATCCAGGAGTATTGCCCGGGAACAATCTCCTCCCGTTGCCTAGCCTTAGATCccagcagccgcagcagcagtagCGAAGGGGGGAAAAGGACTAATCTTTCTCCGGTTGCCGCGCCGGACTTGGGGAAGAAAGCACCTCTCTAATCGCATGGAGTGGGAGATGAGGAAAGAGGGGGAGGGGTGGATCGCACCTGAGCGCCTGACGGCGGCCGCCCTGGATTgctctcttctcctcctccggcACCGGCGCGaccgcctccctccctccctcgcgGATTCTTTCCTCTACTTTCCCTTTCTCGCTCTGTACCCTGTACCCCTTCCCCGCAGTGAGAGACGGATTCATTCCGCGTCGTGCTCGTGCCAAGTCTCTACTTTTCAGCATGCGAATCCTTCCCCGTGCGCGAATCTCAAAGTATCATCTAGGGTCCAAATGACACTTGCTCCATTGTTTTGTCCATTGCAAGTCTAACAGTCACGAAGCTAAAATCGAAAACAATAGCGACGTAAAGTGCACTTGAGGACGCTCAATAGCCTTCGACGAAGTGTGGCTTCAATTCGATTAGAGAAATGCTCATGAGCGTCAGAACTGAGAGCGGGCGAAAGCCCATCAAAGGCTACATGATCAAAGCTCGTGAAGCAGGAGGCGTGAATAACTTGATCCAAGTAGGAGTATCAAAGTTGATCACATCTTTCTTTTTACCCTTTTGTAAAGCATACCCTGAGAACATGTCATGTATTCAAGGGTAAAATGATCATGTAAGGTCCCGACGTCTTCCGATAAATAGAGAAGCACTCCTACTCTTCAGGGATGATTGAAATTTGAGAAGTTAATTGTTCTTTCTCGAGTGGCTTCCGCTTTTTACTGTTTGGTTAACCAACATGTCTATTGTGTAGTTTCAAGAATTACTACAGTCTAGAGCCATCCTTTTACATTAGTGCTAAAAGATACTCCCTCATtttaaattattagtcgtttcgGTTTTCTAGATTTACAAACCTTACTATACGTCTAGATATAATAATTTAGCTTCATATGTAGATGTATAGCAAAAactataaatctagaaaaattaaaataattaataatttagTTTatagaacggagggagtagcctATAGTCTCCCGCTTCCTTTTTAGCTAGATTTTGCTCCAGGACAACGAACTTAGGTGTTTTTAGCTAGTTGACACCATAAAGGTCATTGTTTCTCGGATACCATTACAAAAACGTGAATCTTTGATCGTTAACACTACATCCGTTAATATAAGCATTTCTTCGATCTAAGAGAGAGAAATGTTACTCCTGGTGTGTGTAACACCCTTTGGTTCATCCAACGCGGACGACTATGGGCCGAACCTTGCCTTCTCCATGACAAGTTTCCCAATGCTTCTCTCTACATTCCTCCGCTCCTCTGTGACTAGAGTTTATATTTTAATTGCCAATTACTCTAATAATATAACACCAAGAGTCACAAAATTCAATTTTATTAAATATATGAGGAATGTTAATCTTTTTAAAAATGTGGAGCGTGAATCTATGATACAATTGTCTGCTAAGTATGCATGTAATTTGAGTAATTCTTGAACAAAAAATACTATATTTGACTTTTTTTAAACCTGATACGTCCCGTATTTTGAAATTGTGGTAGCAGCAACTCTGGATTGTTCAACCGGCTTGACGTGGCTGCATCGACTCTGGGCAAGGCCATATTTTCAAGTCTGCATCAACTATGTCCTTTTTTTAGTTGGACGTAGTTTTTTTTTTTAGTTGCATGCAACATATTTTGGTTCAACCGAGTCGGACAACTCTTttatcgagaaaaaaaaaagtcgGACAACTCTGGCCGGACCTTATCTTCTTCTCCATGGCTGGCGTCCCTCTACTTCTATCTCCtttcctcctctgctcctctcgGAGAATGTCAAACAATGTAACACCAACTACCACAAAATTCATCGCACTAACGGACATGCGGAATGTGAATTACTGTTGGTGAAAGTTTACTAAGTTAGACTTTAAGGGGGAAAAAAGTCCTACACTTTGAACGCATGGAGCGGTAACCTTACGTGCTGGATTGTTCAACCGGCTTGACGTGGCCGCGTGGACTATGGTAGAGCCATATTTTCGAGTCCGGATAGCAACTCGAgctaagaaaaagggaagggaagACTGCTAGCATAGCCGGCATCTTCAGCAAATGGTGGCATATTGGTGGCGGGTCTTCTCGATCAGGAGGCATCTGACCGCGTGCTCTTGACGGCGACGCGCAATTGTTCCTTGTCTGACCTCGCACCGTCCTCATCTCAGCTCCTCTTTATCGCATTCCGACGCAAACGCCACCTCCCGTCATAACCCACCATGAATGCCAGGTGCGTCTCCAAAACTGTGAAAGGAAAGTAGCGGCCCGCGCAGTTAACAGCATCACGTAGAGCACGCCATCGGAACACGGGATGTGTTGCCTCTTTCTCCAGACATCAATGAGAACGAAATAGACGGGTTACACCCAGACAGAGAGAACCCGACTGTGAGCATGTTACGCTTTTTATCTCCGAATGTGGAGTCGGAAAGAATCAAAAGCTATGTACACGAAACAGAAAGTAACAAGATTATGACGTCAACCGCACAAATCCACTTGTTCATCGACAAGCTGGTTCAACGCATGCAACCTGATGGATCCTTTGGTGTCCAACCAGCACGTCACTGTTTAACCTGAGGCAACAATACTTTCGCTGGATCGATTGACCGCATGCCACAGCTGCTGGGATCCATGTATGCAGAGCCACCGATCACCCTAGACCTGCCAACAGTTTCAGACTTCGTTTCACGGCAAAGAACACAGCACACAAGGATGTAATCTAGGACGGTTGAGGGGCATTCACAGATGGGGTAAAAAGGTTTTCCCCAGGACTTAAGAGCTTACAGGATCTGCAGGACAGTAACGGGCTCCTCCATGATTAATAAAGTGCGGTGATGTCAAAGTTTAAAGTCCAAGAATTTCTCCCAGCAAAATTGTACAACGGCCCTCCATCTGATCTTCTGAAAAGTAAGGTAATTTCAGTATGGAATCTAGACCTGCAAACAGTAGCAAAGTTTGTTTTCTTATTAGGACACCCATCTCATAAGTTCTTGCCAATGAACATTTTTCTTGCAAATGGCGGACCAAATCAGTGGCTTCCAGTGACCATAATGCTCAATTCACAACTATAACTTGTTATTTGAGGAGCCAAACATAACATACAAAGATAAAAGAAAAATAGTGTGTACTAAAATTCTCAATTTCAAAAGGCCAAACAATTCACTGTATATGTGGATCATTTAGCATAGGTATAACTTCATGAAACCTACATACAATAGTCTAGTTGGAACTCCATGCAATGTAACTGTAAGGTGGGCAGCATGattcattataaaatatcaAATGACCAATAAATTCTAGAGTTGAAATGTCCAGCATAGGTAAATAAAAAAATCATAGGGAAACAACTTAAAGGGAAAATTAAAATTTCAAATCATACTTAATGGACCCTACCATACTAGTATTTGTGAAACAAATAGTGCATGCAGTGTTGAATAAAACTGAGAAAACTAACATTCATCGCCATGGTTGCGACAGTGAGATGGCAGTGTTTAATGCAGCTGCTCCACGATCTCTAAAGATAGCAGACTTGAGCACGTTGTACTGGTTAACAACTGAGCTGTACAAAGTATCTGTGAATAGCTCCCTTCCCtgaatgaaaaagaaaagaacagaGGGGAGACATATTCACTAACAAATTTCTGAGAAACAACAACAGTAAACAAATAGGGACAAGCTCATAGTACCATGGAGAAGTTACAAGCATTATATTCATATATCATGTACTAAATAAGAAACCCTTGTCTCAAAGAACAAGATATTAAAAGATTAACAGGAATGGGAAACCTAACATTGCCTACAGGGCAATTCAACCACCAAGTCCAAGCACAATCAGTAGGGTTTGGGGATATAAtcaaaataaaaataagaaGGAAAAAATATTAAAATTGCCCAATGACGCAAGAGTAACTTAAATTGTATCTTCAAACTAAAATGTGAATGTGCCATTTTCTAATGATTTTTTTCATAGAATGGAGAAAAGAGACACAAACCATTGTTGATTCATCCTAAGATGTCATACATGAAAGGGTACCAAAAAATTGTCAGGCCAATCAACTAATTTCAACTTTGCTAACAGCAGAAATTTTCACCACTTTAAATCAAGTATACGACAATTGACAAAACCTGCCGCCTAGTCAAAGATCCTACCAGAACTTCTCAGTAAGAGGGCAACCAGAATCAGGGAAGTTTCTCTGCATGTAAAACTGAAAATCTATTGTTGACCTGactgcctgaaatgagttccaCCACCCACCCCAAAGTAAAAGGTATACAAATATTCAGTAAATCAGCTCATAGCACAAATTCACAAGTAAGCTAGCTATTTACAGGTACAATAAGATTTTGGAATGCTGGCTCCTACCAAACAATGGCAAAACCACATTAGAACTAGTAGCAGGAGTCTTCACGCTATCAAGAAGCTTGATAATGTATATAAATATCATTGAAAACAAACCTCAtcagcattcttggtatgagcAGTAATATCCCCATATTTTATTTCTTCAGTTACTGATAAGCCTACTCCATGGAACGATATCACCCTTTGCTCACCAATCTCTTTCTCAACCTATTCAATTAGAAGAGGAAAGGAAATTTCAAAGAGGTACTGCAGAAAAAATATCTATATTAGTATGATGAGCACTAATTAAGTAATATTACCTGTTGTGGTGGAGGCATAACCTCATAGCACAGCAATGATAGTGGATATATGTGCCCAGGAACACCAGCATGCTCCAGAAGCCTCCTCATGTTATCCACTGAGGATGAATCGAATGGCGCCTGCCCTTGTTTTTGCAAGTGGCAGACAAAGTAAACATAAGAGAATGCACTCACAAAAGCTGTTTCTTTGGTAAAAAGACAATTCATGTCAGCCATGTCCACAACTGCCACTGTAGCATCTCATTTTCTATGCTTGTGAACAATGCAATTACATTGAAAGAAAATATGCACATAGCAAAGTCAGAAACATGGTGAGCCAGTCAAAATGGAAAGAACAAGACCAGCAGGCAAGAGAATATACCGGGTACCATTCTCCTGTCGAAGGGTCTGGCCGGTCTCTACCACCACTTGGTGCAATCCAAATCAACTGTGAACCACCGCTGTGTAATGTTGTAAGATACATGAGACCAAGCCCAAGAAAACAATAAAGACAGTTCCATACACAATGATTCAGACTGAGCATACATTTTGCCTCACAAGAGAACAAGAACCAACTTAGTAAAGGACTGACGGTGTATaaaagtttttttaaaaaaaagctaTACTCATAGTGTTAACTACACAatcattttttaaaaaagaatatACAACCATTGAGCATATTAAGTAATACCCACTGAAGAAGCATTTGATGATAAGTTTGTTGGTCACAAAAATATCATTTGTAAATTTGTGCACAAGTGTATAGTTCTTTACACTTGATAGATTTATTTCATTATGCCAAGTTATATGGTTAAACATATGAGCTAGAGAGACTTAATATTCATAGGGAAAAAAGGATTAAAAACTAACATGTTATTGAAAGGGAAGATACCGTAAAAGCAAGGCCATTTCCTTGAGACTTCTAGTATTTGATTTCCTCTTCATCTCAATTAGCTCAGGGTAATCATTCATATGCTTTTTTGAGTACACGCAAATCAGGTTCCTGATGGGAAAAAAAATGCTTAAGTGAAAAATTGATGGGAGTGAAAGAAAGCAACAAAACAACATTATCACATATCACAATGTTTCTGGGTGAAGAAAAAGACCTTCCCATGCTAAATGGCTTGCAAAGCAGATCAGTAACAACCCTATCGCCCGCAACGTAAACCTAAATCAGGTGGGAAATTTAAACTGATTTGATTTGATTGGGTCATGTAGTTCTTTAGTAACTCAGCAGTTTATATTAAAAAGAATGGCCTTACTATGTTTTCACAAATCCACGGATTGCTTTTTTCGAGCAGCAAGGCGATAATTGCTGGATCTGCTTCTGTCTGATGGTTAGACATCAAAACAACATTATGGCCCTGCAATGACATACTTTAGTACTATTTTGAATAAGAATTGTGGGACCATGGATTACAGGAATGAGTATCTCAGGACAAGTACTGTAACAACCTCATGCCTGGTGCTTCAATTGTAACAGAACTAACAAGGTACTAACTGTCAGCATACTTTCTTCTCTCAAACTTGAGAATTTTGGTTCATAGTGTCAAAATAAGAAAGCAGTATTCACAATTTCGCATCACTAATTTCAAAAGATATCTCTAAAGAATACTTAAATAGTAGAAACAAAAGTATCAATTCCAGTTCAGTCCTTAGAGAGTGATATTCATTTATCTCAATTAAGAATGTTGATAAGCTGCTGTTGGGCTTTAATACACAATGATGGTTCCCACTATCCTGTATCCTCTTCTTCTGAAAGACCTCGATGGTTTGAATTCGCCGTATCATTGTAAGATTTAGTACTGAAACAAACTAGTGACTGATAGTTACTGGAGGAAACGTGAACTATAGTGACAGTTAGATTCATCAACCTGGCGGAGCTTCTCTTCCATGTCATGAAAAAGGGAAATGTTGCCAACATAGGAGTTCCTGAGCATATGAAATGAGGTTAGCAAAACACAAGGGAACCATAGCAGGTCATTTTTCTTAGAATAAACATGAATGAGTAAGCCTTCTGACATGTCTTGGTAATAAAATAAACTAAAATATGTCAGCAAATAGTCCTATCTACGTTGATGGGGCCTCAAAACTCTGTGTTCTAGATTATTAAATCGTACCAAA from Panicum hallii strain FIL2 chromosome 9, PHallii_v3.1, whole genome shotgun sequence includes:
- the LOC112876963 gene encoding TOM1-like protein 1; amino-acid sequence: MSDNLMDKVNALGERLKISGAEVSRKMSVGVSSMSFKMKEFFQGQNMADKIVDEATLETMDMPDWATNLEICDMVNTERVNSVEVIRAVKRRIMLKNPRVQYLSLVLLETIVKNCDKAFSEIAAERVLDEMVKLIDDPQTIVNNRNKALMLIEAWGESGDDLRYLPVYEETYKSLRSRGIRFPGRDDESLAPIFTPPRSVPAVEPYSEAAQEGYQEIPDESFVPARTVPAVQVNEAFEVARNSVELLSTVLSSSPQKEVLQDDLTTTLVQQCQQCQYTIQRIVEMAGDNEAQLFEALSIHEELQKVLAKYEELKEPVHVEPEPEPAMIPVTVEPEESPRAVSKEDAHVKKPGSSGDRPGGDDLLQDLDDMIFGKKGGTSSQRDTTPRKDQKDDFITF
- the LOC112875545 gene encoding glycerol-3-phosphate acyltransferase, chloroplastic isoform X1 translates to MHAPPLVALAGGACPGAAAAAAASPLPWLASPRAAILAAPARLLRSRRGALRLEAKAAWRAGGGGRGPRVPAKGAVLASYMGAEEVVGPSPLLDEEGLDDEELILHIRKELEEGNLPADVASNLEELYYNYKNAVLQTGDPNAYEIMLSNMMALFDRVLLDVQNPFTFPPYHKAIREPFDYYMFGQNYIRPLVDFRNSYVGNISLFHDMEEKLRQGHNVVLMSNHQTEADPAIIALLLEKSNPWICENIVYVAGDRVVTDLLCKPFSMGRNLICVYSKKHMNDYPELIEMKRKSNTRSLKEMALLLRGGSQLIWIAPSGGRDRPDPSTGEWYPAPFDSSSVDNMRRLLEHAGVPGHIYPLSLLCYEVMPPPQQVEKEIGEQRVISFHGVGLSVTEEIKYGDITAHTKNADEGRELFTDTLYSSVVNQYNVLKSAIFRDRGAAALNTAISLSQPWR
- the LOC112875545 gene encoding glycerol-3-phosphate acyltransferase, chloroplastic isoform X2; its protein translation is MHAPPLVALAGGACPGAAAAAAASPLPWLASPRAAILAAPARLLRSRRGALRLEAKAAWRAGGGGRGPRVPAKGAVLASYMGAEEVVGPSPLLDEEELILHIRKELEEGNLPADVASNLEELYYNYKNAVLQTGDPNAYEIMLSNMMALFDRVLLDVQNPFTFPPYHKAIREPFDYYMFGQNYIRPLVDFRNSYVGNISLFHDMEEKLRQGHNVVLMSNHQTEADPAIIALLLEKSNPWICENIVYVAGDRVVTDLLCKPFSMGRNLICVYSKKHMNDYPELIEMKRKSNTRSLKEMALLLRGGSQLIWIAPSGGRDRPDPSTGEWYPAPFDSSSVDNMRRLLEHAGVPGHIYPLSLLCYEVMPPPQQVEKEIGEQRVISFHGVGLSVTEEIKYGDITAHTKNADEGRELFTDTLYSSVVNQYNVLKSAIFRDRGAAALNTAISLSQPWR